TCCGCTAATCTAATCATAATGAAACATCAACAGGCATTTGTCCTGCGCGATATAAGATGGAAACCCATAACATATGACTGATGTACTGCAAATTTTGCACTTGATTGGGCTTGGCCTAGTGTTGCTACTCCCATTAACCAATCCTTTAACGTCGGTGGCACTGTTTCTCAGCTTGAGCGGAGATATGAGCCGTGAAGAGCGTCATCATCAGGCGATGATGGCCTCATTCTATGTGTTTTTGATTCTGGTGATCTCGTTTTTCTGCGGTGAGTTGGTGATGCGGCTGTTTGGTATCTCGATTCCCGGTTTGCGTATTGCCGGTGGGTTAATCGTGGCCTACATCGGTTTCAGAATGCTGTTTCCTCCAGCGCATCAGCCTACGCCAGAAAAGATAGAGGGTGAAGAGGCAAAGGTATTGAAGCCCACCGCTCAAAGTATCGCTTTTGTTCCTATTGCGATGCCGAGCACCGCCGGGCCGGGTACCATTGCGATGATTATCTCTGCGGCATCAACCTGGCATCAGGCTGGTAACTATAGCGCGTGGGTGGTTTATATTACCGTTGTGTTAACGGCTGTCATATTATCTTTGGTACTGTGGGGCTGCTTACGAAGCTCTGATTTGATTATGAAAGTCGTAGGTAAAAGCGGTATCGAAGCTATCTCTCGGGTTATGGGTTTCCTGCTGGTATGTATGGGAATACAGTTTATGATCAATGGTGTATTTGAGCTGATTAAAACCTATCCGGGGACATAATCTATTTAATCCCAAAGAGTTAATTTGTTACATGAGTAACTAATTTGTTTGTTACGGTAAAGGCGCGTTGAAAGCCCCTTTCATGAGCGATACTATAGGCTCACTTTAATCATATTTGTCGATCGGAACGACAAAATAGACCTCAGATAAATACGGGAAGATGTCATGGAGAAGTGTCAACAGTGTGGGAATATGTCGGTAAATGACAACAATGATTGCGTTGTCTGTGATGAGTCGGCATCAGTAAACCCTTATGCAGTTTCTACCGCGATTACCGATAGTTTTCCTATCGATGATATTTCCTCTTCCCCTGAAGCAGAGGAATATTCAAAAATATTTGTTGGTAACAGATACTACTCTTTCTTTCCCTATGGTCGTGACATACCTAAACGCTGGAACTGGGCGGCATTCTTTATCGGCGTATTCTGGTTTATTTATCGCAAAATGTATCTGTATGCTGCGATTTATCTGGGGCTTGGCTTACTGTTGACTGGCATTCAGTCAATGTTGGGCGTATCCGAGATTATTGCTAACGTTATTAGTATTGGAATGGGCGTTGGGGCAGGTATTTGGGCGAATCGTTTGTATAAACAACATATGGATAAGAAGATTGCCGAAACGTTAGCCGTAGCCCAAAAATCAGAAATTATCCCGGCGCTGAAAGCCAGCGGTGGTACCAATCTTGTTGGGGCACTGGTTGCGCTTGGTATTCTGTGTGCCATTATCGCTATGTTGATGTAGGTGATGGGAATTTAACCGATACAGTTCCATCATATTAAAAATGCCGCATACGCGCTGAGGGATCCCCACAAAATCAGCGCTAATAAACCAACACCATACTCTGGTAGGTTTTGGCGAGATGATTAAGAACAGTGCTCAGTACTGTTCGTCTTAAAATTAGCGGTGAGTGTCGCAAGACATTCTCCGCTAATGTCAGATAAGAAATTACCCGCCGCGATTTAATACTGTTGGCCTGGTATCTCAGATGTAACCCTCTATTTTCAGCGTGATAGCCAATAAGCCACAACACTATTGTGCTCAGTGTTGCCAGCAGGCTCAGTACCCTCATTCTGCCCGCCGAACGGCTGTAACTGGCTCGCAGGCCGAACCCAAAGCGTTCGCTTTTCTCATCCCGAAAGTTCTGCTCTATCTGCATACGACGACTGTATAACTTCATGATTTCACGTGGCTTAAAATCATTCGTGTTGCTGAAAATAAGCCAAGGTTCTCTTGCTGCGTTACGGGCGTCATTTACCTGTGAAAGCCTTGTGGGTCGGCAACGGGAACGTTTGTAGTGCCTCCCTTTTGACGCTTTTTTATGAAGGTAAAAATGACCGTCACACCGGGCATATTCGGCCCGCGCAAGCGTACCCGGCCCCAGATATTCTGGTTTGCTGCTGGCCTGTAATTCCTGACGCCTGAACCAGTATTCTCCTTTGCTGTCTAGGCGCATCTGAATATTGCCTCTGACACGGCCGATAAAATCCCATCCGAGTGACTGGATATGCCGGAACCATGCATTCTGAAAGCCTGCATCTGTAACGATAATAACCCTGGCCTTTGGGTTCACGGCTCCGGCAAGGGCATCAAGGAAAGCTTTCTGTATCTGTGAGTTCTGCTGTTTTTCTGAGGAAACAATCCAGCTTAACAGGGGAAGTGAACGTCCGTCACAAAGCAGACTGGCACGAAGCACATGATATTGCTGAGAAGGATAACCGCTCCAGTCAACCGCAATAACACACAGCGATAATTTTTGGGTCAGCATGGTGATAATACCTTTGAAAATAAGAGGGATATCACGATGAAGTGATTCATTACCCAGCAGACGGTCAACTCGTTTGATTTTATTTTTGACCTGAGCCGCACCGGGTAAATAACGGCCAATACTGGTCAGCGTCAGTGATGCACCGCTGATTAAGGCAATAGTGGCATCCAGCAGAGCATTTTGTCGGTATTTGTGAGATGGGGATAGAGCATCGCGGAAAAACTTCTGACATACTTGGTAAACAGGCATAGAGGTGATCTCATTGAATTGATAGCACAATCAGTAGATCACAAAACTCTATGCCTGTCTTTTTTTACCTGCTCATTACTGGGGATTCCTCAGCGCATACGCGGCATTTTTAATGGTAGCGATATCTTTAGATCAGAAAAAATATCACCGTCAGTATCAGGAACAGTGGTATCAGAATACCGAACGACCACTTCATGTAGCCAAAAAAGCTTGGCATCGCGATACCGCTTTGAGTGGCAATACTCTTCACCATAAAGTTTGGTGCATTACCAATGTAGGTTAGCGCACCCATAAACACAGAACCCATCGAGATTGCCAGCAGCGTTTGCTGTAGTGGCCCCATGAGTGTAGTGGCATCACCGGCGGCCAGATTAAAGAACACCAGATAGGTCGGTGCATTATCCAGAAATCCAGACAGTGCACCGGACAGCCAGAAGTACATAGCGTTGATGGGTGCGCCCTCGGGATCGGAAACGATGGCAACCAACCCGGCCATATGGCCTTCTTGTCCTGCCCGCAGGATAGCCAATACCGGGCCGATAGTAATAAAGATACCGGCGAACAGCTTGCCGACTTCCAGAATCGGTTCCCAGCTAAACTGATTGGCAGAACGAACCTGCTTCGCGGTTAATATCATCGACAGTGCGGCAATCACCAATAGCAGAATGTCACGAGTGATGTTCTGCAATTCTATATGTACACCCAGCACGGAGAACGCCACGGCAGATTTCCAGAAACCGGAGAGTAAAACGCTGCCAACTACCGCTAACAGCAGAATAAAATTAAATTTACCGTACAGGCGTAATTTAGAATCAGGCGTTGGATCGTGCGCTTCAATCTCGTCTTCACGCTTGTAATAGTGGCTGTCTACCAGATAGAACAGCGTAAGCAATACCAGCGTACTGATTAAAACTGGCAGCAGCATATGCTTGGCAGTCCAGAAAAAATCGACGCCTTTCAGAAAACCGATAAACAGTGGAGGATCGCCTAGCGGTGTAAGCCCTCCGCCAATATTCGCCACCAGAAAAATGAAGAAAATAATCACGTGCACTCGATGTTTGCGATTATCGTTTGCTCTGATAAGAGGGCGGATCAGCAGCATGGCTGCACCCGTGGTTCCCATCAGCGAGGCAAGAATCGCCCCAATGGCGAGTAGAGCCGTATTTAGCTTAGGCGAACCGTGCAGGTTACCTTTAACTAAAATGCCGCCAGACACGGTAAACAGGGCGAACAGCAAGATAATAAAAGGAATATATTCTGCCAGAATGGCGTGGGACACTAATCCTATACTGGTGCCCATGCCGAAAGTGATGGTAAATGGAATAAGAAACAGCGCTGACCATAAGGCGGTGATTTTACCGAAATGGTGATGCCAAATAGTTGGGATCAGCAATGGACACAGTGCAATCGACAACAGAATACCAACAAATGGAATACCCCATCCCAGACTCAGTGTTGAACCATCAATATCTGCAGCAAAACTGGCGGCAGGTATCATCAAGCCAGACAAAAGGCATAATAGTTTGAATAATAGTGGACGGGACATTAGCGGTTGCTCCGGTAACCAACATATCAAAGTGAAAAAAAGTTTCAGTATTTGAGCAAATATCAGGTGCTCATGTCAAAGTACGTGATACTCCCGGCGTTTACTGGTGAAGGATATAGTTCGTTAATCATAACAATTGGTAAAATATATGACTTGATGAGATGAACGCTTTGGAATAATTCGATCTCTACCTGTTAGAGATAATCTATTTACAACGCGTTCCCGTGATTTCTTATAAATAAAAAGCAATGCGTGAATGAACGCTCTGTTGGGTTTATATCAATCAATGATATTGATATCGATAGCGCTATAAGAGCCGTCTGGCAACATTATCAGTGTCATATCCGCTTGTTGACTATTATTTAACACGCGTTGAACATTAAGACCGTCTGAATTTTCAAAGAAGTTTTCTGCATCCTGATAGCTTAACCCACCTTTCATCTTTCGCTCAATCAGACGCTGCTTCAGGCTCTCTATTGGGCTACCAATAAAAATACTGTAATCGCACAGGGTAATCAGTTCCTGCCAGCCGGGCTCTTTGAGTAATAACCAACTGCCTTCAATGACCAGAATAGGGGATATAACTTCAATGGCGTTATGTACCGGATCGTGGAGATTCCGGTCGTAAGCTGGCCAACGGGCATCAGATTGCTGCAATGTCGCTATATAATCTTTCAGCAAACCCAGATCGAAGGTTTCTGGTGCACCCTTACGGGCCCGAAGATTATGCTCATCCAGATAGCTGTTATAGCGATGAAAACCGTCCATTGGCAGACCTTGCAGGTCTTTTAGTGACATATCCTGACGGGATAGGATTTGCCAAAAGCTGGTTAGGGTTGACTTACCAACGCCGGGTGGCGCAGCAAGAAAAACGATCAGACGTTGTTTTTTGCGTCGTTGGAATTCAGTCAGCATCCGCAGCAAAGGCAGATGAAGATCCCGTATATCCTTATCAGGAAATGTGGCGATATAGCTAAGGCCATTAACATCCAATTCCACATTCATCAGTATATTCCTTTAATACTGTTGTGACGGAGAGCATTCTAGCGTCACGGGTTTGGTTGTTGAGTGATGGATAAAAC
Above is a window of Limnobaculum parvum DNA encoding:
- a CDS encoding DUF2628 domain-containing protein codes for the protein MEKCQQCGNMSVNDNNDCVVCDESASVNPYAVSTAITDSFPIDDISSSPEAEEYSKIFVGNRYYSFFPYGRDIPKRWNWAAFFIGVFWFIYRKMYLYAAIYLGLGLLLTGIQSMLGVSEIIANVISIGMGVGAGIWANRLYKQHMDKKIAETLAVAQKSEIIPALKASGGTNLVGALVALGILCAIIAMLM
- a CDS encoding MarC family NAAT transporter, with protein sequence MTDVLQILHLIGLGLVLLLPLTNPLTSVALFLSLSGDMSREERHHQAMMASFYVFLILVISFFCGELVMRLFGISIPGLRIAGGLIVAYIGFRMLFPPAHQPTPEKIEGEEAKVLKPTAQSIAFVPIAMPSTAGPGTIAMIISAASTWHQAGNYSAWVVYITVVLTAVILSLVLWGCLRSSDLIMKVVGKSGIEAISRVMGFLLVCMGIQFMINGVFELIKTYPGT
- a CDS encoding IS4 family transposase, whose translation is MPVYQVCQKFFRDALSPSHKYRQNALLDATIALISGASLTLTSIGRYLPGAAQVKNKIKRVDRLLGNESLHRDIPLIFKGIITMLTQKLSLCVIAVDWSGYPSQQYHVLRASLLCDGRSLPLLSWIVSSEKQQNSQIQKAFLDALAGAVNPKARVIIVTDAGFQNAWFRHIQSLGWDFIGRVRGNIQMRLDSKGEYWFRRQELQASSKPEYLGPGTLARAEYARCDGHFYLHKKASKGRHYKRSRCRPTRLSQVNDARNAAREPWLIFSNTNDFKPREIMKLYSRRMQIEQNFRDEKSERFGFGLRASYSRSAGRMRVLSLLATLSTIVLWLIGYHAENRGLHLRYQANSIKSRRVISYLTLAENVLRHSPLILRRTVLSTVLNHLAKTYQSMVLVY
- a CDS encoding nucleoside/nucleotide kinase family protein, with translation MNVELDVNGLSYIATFPDKDIRDLHLPLLRMLTEFQRRKKQRLIVFLAAPPGVGKSTLTSFWQILSRQDMSLKDLQGLPMDGFHRYNSYLDEHNLRARKGAPETFDLGLLKDYIATLQQSDARWPAYDRNLHDPVHNAIEVISPILVIEGSWLLLKEPGWQELITLCDYSIFIGSPIESLKQRLIERKMKGGLSYQDAENFFENSDGLNVQRVLNNSQQADMTLIMLPDGSYSAIDINIID
- a CDS encoding sodium:proton antiporter — its product is MSRPLLFKLLCLLSGLMIPAASFAADIDGSTLSLGWGIPFVGILLSIALCPLLIPTIWHHHFGKITALWSALFLIPFTITFGMGTSIGLVSHAILAEYIPFIILLFALFTVSGGILVKGNLHGSPKLNTALLAIGAILASLMGTTGAAMLLIRPLIRANDNRKHRVHVIIFFIFLVANIGGGLTPLGDPPLFIGFLKGVDFFWTAKHMLLPVLISTLVLLTLFYLVDSHYYKREDEIEAHDPTPDSKLRLYGKFNFILLLAVVGSVLLSGFWKSAVAFSVLGVHIELQNITRDILLLVIAALSMILTAKQVRSANQFSWEPILEVGKLFAGIFITIGPVLAILRAGQEGHMAGLVAIVSDPEGAPINAMYFWLSGALSGFLDNAPTYLVFFNLAAGDATTLMGPLQQTLLAISMGSVFMGALTYIGNAPNFMVKSIATQSGIAMPSFFGYMKWSFGILIPLFLILTVIFFLI